The following proteins are encoded in a genomic region of Synechococcus sp. WH 8016:
- a CDS encoding pentapeptide repeat-containing protein, which produces MTAELELSSWLPPEQTLPEAFSSGTTDARGANWRGQSLGTTDFSGAALCRVDLRGCDLSGCNLEGTDLRLARYDRATIWPEGFEVRSSGAVGPGAKLNGAFLNGTDLRGMDLRGASLMGTYLSGADLSGTLLDDVRLVGADLRHAVLRGARCRGARFGGCQLDYADFRGADLTDAGLEGVESIKGADFSLCIGLAEQLGALRARPYLELDCWNPMTRKNTREALESLS; this is translated from the coding sequence GTGACCGCTGAGCTTGAGCTCTCTTCTTGGCTACCCCCAGAACAAACACTCCCTGAGGCTTTTTCCTCAGGGACGACCGATGCCAGAGGAGCGAACTGGCGAGGGCAATCGTTGGGAACCACTGATTTCAGCGGAGCTGCTCTCTGCCGCGTTGATTTGCGCGGTTGCGACCTATCTGGCTGCAACCTCGAAGGCACTGATTTGCGTTTAGCCCGCTACGACAGAGCCACAATCTGGCCTGAAGGGTTTGAAGTGCGCAGCTCAGGAGCGGTTGGACCTGGAGCCAAGCTCAATGGAGCGTTCCTTAACGGAACAGATTTACGGGGCATGGATTTACGCGGCGCCTCTTTGATGGGCACCTACCTGAGTGGTGCCGATCTCAGCGGAACCCTGCTTGATGATGTTCGCCTCGTAGGAGCCGACCTGCGTCACGCCGTGCTGCGGGGAGCCCGCTGCCGAGGGGCACGTTTCGGTGGCTGCCAACTCGACTACGCAGACTTTCGAGGAGCGGACCTGACGGATGCCGGACTTGAGGGCGTGGAGTCGATCAAAGGCGCCGACTTTTCTTTGTGCATTGGCCTAGCAGAGCAATTAGGAGCCTTGCGCGCTCGTCCTTATCTCGAGCTGGACTGCTGGAACCCAATGACGCGTAAAAACACGCGTGAAGCGCTTGAATCACTGTCCTGA
- a CDS encoding ComF family protein, producing MLVALHDCLKDLFVVPSCPICKKAIQPHPQADHPCSECSQRLGLVERGLRGITPVRFNAAGWYRGELRRHILRLRLNQDLSVLKAITFALQPTLPAKALLVPIPSWKAVKRANPLPALICRSLGRTTKALLKRCRPTVGQHHLSRRQRLVNMKSAFAIDPDQRSRCVAARPTWIVDDILTSGATAQEALKTLKHAGFEVRGLICLGRTP from the coding sequence TTGCTAGTTGCACTTCACGATTGCCTGAAAGACCTGTTCGTTGTGCCTTCTTGTCCGATTTGCAAGAAGGCCATCCAACCCCATCCACAAGCGGATCATCCCTGTAGTGAGTGCTCTCAAAGGCTGGGCCTTGTGGAAAGAGGCCTGCGAGGCATCACTCCTGTTCGCTTCAACGCGGCCGGTTGGTATCGAGGAGAGCTTCGCCGACACATCCTGCGCCTGAGGCTCAATCAAGATTTATCAGTCCTGAAGGCCATCACCTTCGCTCTGCAGCCAACCCTTCCGGCCAAGGCTCTTTTGGTTCCGATCCCCAGTTGGAAAGCGGTAAAACGAGCCAATCCTCTGCCGGCATTGATCTGCCGAAGCCTTGGACGCACCACGAAGGCACTGCTGAAACGTTGTCGGCCCACCGTGGGGCAACACCACCTCAGTCGTCGTCAGCGGCTGGTGAACATGAAATCTGCCTTCGCCATCGATCCAGACCAACGATCCAGGTGCGTGGCGGCAAGGCCCACATGGATTGTCGATGACATCCTCACCAGTGGAGCTACGGCCCAAGAAGCATTGAAGACGTTGAAACATGCTGGGTTTGAGGTCAGGGGATTGATCTGTCTGGGGCGCACCCCGTGA
- a CDS encoding DUF2470 domain-containing protein — MTADPLTPAVSERICRHMNDDHGDAVLQYALHYGGVSAANIATMTAVSADAMSLEVDGKTVRIPFDHTLTDSEDAHRTMVAMLRAMPSDDSKGES, encoded by the coding sequence ATGACCGCTGATCCGCTTACCCCCGCTGTTAGCGAACGCATCTGTCGTCACATGAACGATGACCATGGCGATGCAGTGCTTCAGTACGCCCTCCATTACGGAGGAGTGAGTGCTGCCAACATCGCCACCATGACGGCCGTTAGCGCTGATGCGATGAGCCTTGAAGTAGACGGAAAAACCGTCCGCATCCCGTTTGATCACACCCTCACTGACAGTGAGGACGCCCACCGCACCATGGTGGCCATGCTGAGAGCCATGCCGTCTGACGACAGCAAAGGGGAATCCTGA
- the psbB gene encoding photosystem II chlorophyll-binding protein CP47 produces the protein MGLPWYRVHTVVINDPGRLLAVHLMHTALVAGWAGSMALYELAIFDPSDPVLNPMWRQGMFVMPFMSRLGVTGSWGGWSITGETGVDPGFWSFEGVAAAHIVFSGLLMLAAIWHWTYWDLEIWQDPRTGEPALDLPKIFGIHLLLAGLGCFGFGAFHLTGVFGPGMWISDPYALTGHLEAVQPSWGPEGFNPFNPGGIVAHHIAAGIVGIIAGIFHITTRPPERLYKALRMGNIETVLASAIAAVFFAAFIVAGTMWYGAAATPVELFGPTRYQWDQSYFKTEINRRVQTALDEGATIDEAYAAIPEKLAFYDYVGNSPAKGGLFRVGPMVNGDGLATGWIGHPVFTDKEGRELQVRRLPNFFENFPVVLEDNDGIVRADIPFRRAEAKYSFEQRGVTATVYGGSLDGKVFTDPADVKRLARKAQLGEGFDFDRETYNSDGTFRSSPRGWFTFGHATFALLFFFGHIWHGARTLYRDVFAGIDPDLGEQVEFGLFQKLGDKSTRRLPEGYVPPTGSTPLS, from the coding sequence ATGGGATTGCCCTGGTATCGGGTGCACACCGTCGTCATTAACGACCCCGGCCGACTCTTGGCCGTGCACCTCATGCACACTGCCCTCGTTGCCGGCTGGGCCGGCTCGATGGCCCTCTACGAACTCGCAATTTTTGATCCATCGGATCCAGTCCTGAACCCCATGTGGCGTCAGGGCATGTTTGTCATGCCCTTCATGTCTCGACTTGGCGTCACCGGAAGCTGGGGAGGCTGGAGTATTACCGGAGAAACGGGAGTCGATCCTGGCTTCTGGAGCTTCGAAGGCGTCGCAGCCGCTCATATCGTCTTCAGTGGCCTTTTGATGCTCGCTGCCATTTGGCACTGGACGTACTGGGATCTTGAAATTTGGCAAGACCCCCGTACGGGCGAACCAGCCCTTGACCTTCCGAAAATTTTCGGCATCCACCTTCTCCTTGCAGGATTGGGTTGTTTCGGCTTTGGTGCCTTTCACCTCACAGGTGTCTTTGGGCCTGGCATGTGGATCTCTGACCCCTATGCCCTCACAGGCCACTTAGAAGCTGTTCAACCCTCGTGGGGACCGGAAGGCTTCAACCCGTTCAATCCAGGAGGGATTGTTGCCCACCACATTGCCGCAGGCATCGTGGGCATCATTGCCGGCATCTTCCACATCACAACCCGGCCGCCGGAGCGCCTCTACAAAGCTTTGCGGATGGGAAACATCGAAACTGTTTTAGCTAGTGCCATTGCAGCTGTGTTTTTCGCCGCCTTCATTGTGGCTGGAACCATGTGGTACGGCGCCGCAGCAACCCCTGTCGAGTTGTTTGGCCCCACTCGTTATCAGTGGGATCAGAGCTACTTCAAGACAGAAATCAATCGCCGCGTTCAGACGGCACTTGATGAAGGTGCCACGATTGACGAGGCCTACGCTGCCATTCCTGAAAAACTCGCCTTCTACGACTACGTCGGTAATAGTCCTGCCAAAGGCGGCCTGTTCCGTGTAGGTCCGATGGTGAATGGCGATGGATTGGCAACTGGATGGATTGGCCATCCTGTCTTCACCGACAAGGAAGGACGTGAACTTCAAGTTCGTCGTCTCCCCAACTTCTTTGAGAACTTCCCTGTTGTTCTTGAAGACAATGACGGCATCGTTCGTGCCGACATTCCGTTCCGACGGGCTGAAGCGAAGTACTCCTTCGAACAAAGAGGCGTTACAGCAACCGTTTATGGCGGTTCTCTCGACGGCAAGGTCTTCACTGATCCAGCCGACGTGAAGCGCCTAGCCCGTAAGGCTCAACTCGGAGAAGGTTTCGACTTCGATCGCGAAACCTATAACTCGGACGGAACATTCCGCAGTTCACCTCGTGGTTGGTTCACCTTCGGCCACGCAACCTTCGCCCTGCTCTTCTTCTTCGGCCACATCTGGCACGGTGCTCGCACCCTCTACCGGGACGTGTTCGCAGGAATCGACCCTGATCTTGGCGAACAGGTTGAGTTCGGTCTCTTCCAAAAACTCGGCGACAAATCCACTCGTCGCCTACCCGAGGGATATGTTCCTCCCACGGGTTCCACCCCCCTCAGCTGA
- the nrdR gene encoding transcriptional regulator NrdR: MQCPSCQNTDSRVLESRAAEGGRSVRRRRECLNCEFRFTTYERVEMVPITVLKRNGHREIFNRSKLLHGLSRACEKTELTPSKLEAIVDELELSLQQSNSREIASSEIGELVLGHLKELSEVAYVRFASVYRHFRSVSDFVSTLEGMNVDKAELAALV; this comes from the coding sequence GTGCAGTGCCCCTCCTGCCAAAACACGGATAGCCGGGTTCTCGAATCGAGAGCAGCCGAGGGAGGTAGGAGTGTGCGCCGGCGTCGTGAATGCCTGAATTGTGAATTTCGATTCACGACTTACGAGCGGGTTGAGATGGTTCCCATCACCGTGCTCAAACGCAATGGGCATCGTGAAATTTTTAATCGCAGCAAACTTCTGCACGGCCTGAGCCGAGCCTGCGAAAAAACCGAGCTCACTCCCAGCAAACTCGAAGCCATTGTTGACGAGTTGGAACTCAGCCTTCAGCAAAGCAATAGCCGTGAGATTGCCAGCTCAGAGATTGGTGAGCTGGTGCTGGGACATCTCAAAGAGCTCAGCGAAGTGGCTTATGTGCGCTTTGCCTCGGTGTATCGACACTTTCGAAGCGTCAGCGATTTCGTCTCCACCCTCGAAGGGATGAACGTAGACAAAGCTGAGCTCGCAGCCCTCGTCTAA
- a CDS encoding photosystem II reaction center protein T: MESFAYILILGLAIATLFFAIAFRDPPKIGK; the protein is encoded by the coding sequence ATGGAAAGCTTCGCTTACATCCTCATTCTCGGCCTGGCGATTGCCACCTTGTTCTTCGCAATCGCATTCCGCGATCCACCGAAGATCGGTAAGTAG
- a CDS encoding FGGY-family carbohydrate kinase — MSQDPLVLGIDLGTSGVRIAVIDCSCALLQTESAPYQIGLHNPFDWRDRCVELIGLLKPDYRHRLKAIAVDGTSGTLLACDQQGLPLAEAMPYSLACPNVVEQLRALIPQGGPASSASGSLARVLHLVEQHQAPLLLRHQADWISGWLLDNWSDGEEGNNLRLGWDLGQNAWPDTFISQPWRDALPNIRTSGSVLGPLAPQRAKDLDLPEDLLIVAGTTDSNAAVLTADADDDEGITVLGSTLVLKRFTNQPIAPGSGTSTHRVGGRWLCGGASNAGAAVLQQLFPDIDLAELSRQIDPDQDSGLKLRPLPRCGERFPVDDPQLEPILTPRPVSDALYLHGLLEGLTQIEQAGWQRLTSLGADPPKKIVTLGGGARNPQWRRLRERQLGVPIRSCNTPPAAGVARLALQAVQAPDKTIHLGEN, encoded by the coding sequence ATGAGCCAAGATCCGCTGGTGCTCGGCATTGACCTAGGCACCAGCGGTGTCCGCATTGCTGTCATCGACTGCAGCTGTGCCCTGCTCCAGACCGAAAGTGCGCCATATCAAATCGGTCTGCATAACCCCTTTGATTGGCGAGACCGATGTGTTGAACTGATCGGGCTCCTTAAGCCCGACTACCGACATCGCCTCAAGGCCATCGCCGTGGACGGCACCTCAGGAACATTGCTGGCCTGTGATCAACAGGGCCTGCCCCTTGCTGAGGCCATGCCCTATTCGCTCGCATGCCCAAACGTCGTTGAGCAGCTCCGCGCCTTGATTCCACAGGGTGGACCAGCTTCCAGCGCCAGTGGAAGCCTCGCGCGGGTGCTACACCTAGTCGAGCAACACCAAGCCCCTCTCCTGCTACGCCATCAAGCCGACTGGATCAGCGGATGGCTTCTTGACAATTGGAGCGATGGGGAGGAAGGCAACAACCTTCGACTGGGATGGGACCTCGGCCAAAATGCCTGGCCGGACACCTTCATCAGCCAACCCTGGCGGGATGCACTTCCAAACATTCGAACCAGTGGCTCCGTGCTTGGGCCCCTGGCGCCCCAACGCGCGAAAGATCTAGACCTGCCAGAGGATCTGCTGATCGTTGCCGGAACAACCGATTCCAACGCGGCCGTTCTCACAGCTGATGCTGACGACGACGAGGGCATCACAGTGCTGGGAAGCACCTTGGTGCTCAAGCGGTTCACCAATCAGCCCATCGCTCCAGGTTCAGGAACCTCCACCCATCGCGTGGGGGGGCGTTGGTTATGCGGAGGAGCCTCCAATGCTGGTGCTGCCGTGCTGCAGCAACTCTTTCCCGACATCGACCTCGCGGAACTGAGCCGTCAGATCGATCCTGATCAGGACAGCGGCTTAAAGCTGCGACCCCTTCCAAGATGCGGAGAGCGCTTCCCCGTTGATGACCCCCAGCTTGAACCCATCCTCACGCCCCGCCCAGTCAGCGATGCCCTCTATCTGCACGGCCTTTTAGAGGGGTTAACCCAAATCGAACAGGCGGGATGGCAACGCCTCACCAGCCTTGGAGCTGATCCTCCTAAGAAGATCGTGACCCTTGGCGGTGGAGCGCGCAATCCTCAATGGCGTCGCCTGCGCGAGCGCCAACTCGGTGTTCCGATCCGCAGTTGCAACACACCTCCAGCCGCCGGAGTTGCTCGTTTAGCTCTTCAGGCTGTACAAGCACCAGACAAGACGATCCATCTAGGGGAGAATTAA
- a CDS encoding HAD family hydrolase — translation MAHLSLRGHSLGLIHGVLFDKDGTLSHSEPHLIELADARIDEILHVFASRGASSETQVQLQGLLKRAMGRCDSGLIPDGTLAVASRQHNLLSTATIFCLFDLSWPQALVLAEEIFDSVDHLHKQTATEAPLSARTPLPHSKELLNELHNAGVICAVISNDTRHGIKQFLQDHGLSDFITGIWSADDTPCKPDPGAVHGLCKKLHLDPSQCALIGDADSDLLMARRAGIAYALGYVAGWNRTPDLTSHQHLIHHWQELKVEQAP, via the coding sequence ATGGCTCATTTATCCCTCAGAGGCCATTCGCTTGGCTTGATCCACGGGGTGCTGTTCGACAAGGACGGCACCCTTTCCCATAGCGAACCGCATCTCATTGAATTGGCAGACGCCAGGATTGATGAAATCCTGCATGTCTTTGCCTCCCGTGGCGCATCGTCAGAGACACAAGTTCAACTCCAGGGGCTGCTCAAGCGCGCGATGGGCCGATGCGACTCCGGCTTGATTCCCGATGGAACGTTGGCCGTCGCTTCGCGTCAACACAATCTGTTGAGCACCGCAACGATCTTCTGTCTGTTTGATCTCAGCTGGCCTCAAGCACTCGTGCTCGCTGAAGAGATCTTTGACAGCGTGGACCATCTCCACAAGCAAACCGCAACGGAAGCACCCCTCAGCGCCAGAACCCCTCTGCCCCATTCGAAAGAGTTGCTCAACGAGCTGCACAACGCTGGTGTGATCTGTGCCGTGATCAGCAATGACACCCGCCATGGCATCAAACAGTTTCTTCAAGACCATGGCTTAAGCGACTTCATCACAGGCATCTGGAGCGCTGATGACACCCCTTGCAAGCCAGATCCAGGCGCCGTGCATGGTCTGTGCAAGAAGCTGCATTTGGATCCATCCCAGTGCGCACTGATCGGAGATGCCGACTCCGATCTCCTGATGGCACGCCGCGCAGGCATTGCTTATGCGCTTGGGTACGTGGCGGGATGGAATCGAACCCCCGACCTGACCTCCCATCAACATTTGATCCATCACTGGCAAGAGCTCAAGGTTGAACAAGCTCCGTAA
- a CDS encoding Phycocyanin, translating into MTSPLSSEQIRALAQRAQIFGLLDRQSLNSDLRATLAQANDETRLLTAEEITAACQHSGVKPAPLIQLQSQVPGLVDSAREALLAQQPDLVRPGGALFPQERADACWRDCFHFLRISLYAVAAGETRFTDPAGLDAMQELYDVLKVPVPALLVALTQLRDLACKAYSKDGPNQDVSLLESALDHLIKQMKGFQTDRKPFL; encoded by the coding sequence ATGACCTCGCCCCTATCTTCCGAACAGATTCGGGCCTTAGCCCAACGAGCGCAGATTTTTGGCCTACTAGATCGCCAATCGCTCAACAGTGATCTCAGAGCCACCCTGGCTCAAGCAAACGATGAGACGAGGCTCCTAACGGCAGAAGAAATCACCGCTGCTTGCCAGCACTCAGGAGTGAAGCCAGCTCCGCTGATCCAGCTGCAAAGCCAAGTTCCTGGTTTGGTTGACAGCGCTCGGGAAGCACTCCTAGCGCAACAACCAGACCTCGTTCGCCCCGGAGGCGCTCTTTTCCCTCAGGAGCGTGCTGATGCTTGCTGGCGTGATTGCTTTCACTTCTTAAGGATCAGCCTCTATGCCGTTGCCGCAGGCGAGACCAGGTTCACCGATCCTGCTGGGCTCGACGCCATGCAAGAGCTCTACGACGTTCTAAAGGTCCCTGTCCCTGCCTTACTGGTCGCCCTCACCCAGCTTCGCGATTTGGCATGCAAGGCCTATTCCAAGGACGGACCGAACCAGGATGTGAGCTTGCTAGAGAGTGCCCTCGACCACCTCATCAAGCAAATGAAGGGATTTCAGACCGATCGAAAACCGTTTTTGTAA
- a CDS encoding 2Fe-2S iron-sulfur cluster-binding protein codes for MPVIRFLREGRDVECYPGENLRDVALRENIELYGLKGQLGNCGGCGQCITCFVDVVGSDADAPLTARTAVEDSKLRRRPESWRLACQALVEQSVIVLTRPQVRLADLDKKKVAARTATLPVGPTAWPVTESEDEAEEGLEQETADDAPATPSDEG; via the coding sequence ATGCCAGTTATTCGTTTTTTGCGTGAGGGACGTGATGTGGAGTGCTATCCCGGTGAAAATCTGCGCGATGTTGCTCTGCGCGAAAACATCGAGCTTTATGGCTTGAAGGGACAGCTCGGGAATTGCGGTGGCTGCGGTCAGTGCATCACCTGTTTTGTTGACGTTGTGGGATCCGATGCCGACGCGCCTTTGACGGCTCGAACCGCTGTTGAGGACAGCAAGCTCAGGCGTCGTCCTGAGTCATGGCGATTGGCTTGCCAGGCGCTGGTGGAGCAATCCGTGATCGTGCTGACCCGCCCGCAAGTTCGCTTAGCTGACCTCGATAAGAAAAAGGTTGCTGCGCGCACGGCAACCCTGCCAGTCGGGCCTACGGCATGGCCCGTGACCGAGAGCGAAGATGAGGCCGAAGAAGGATTGGAACAGGAGACTGCGGATGATGCTCCTGCTACGCCCAGTGACGAGGGGTGA
- a CDS encoding 30S ribosomal protein S1, with the protein MTVTPTDPAQDLAVDTTTAIDESTTVEATADQADFGTDEDLSIPEDIPTADDPSSRANPKDLDGAGFTIDDFASLLSKYDYNFKPGDIVNGTVFALETKGAMIDIGAKTAAFMPLQEVSINRVEGLSDVLQPGEIREFFIMSEENEDGQLSLSVRRIEYQRAWERVRQLQKEDATIYSEVFATNRGGALVRVEGLRGFIPGSHISTRKPKEELVAGFLPLKFLEVDEERNRLVLSHRRALVERKMNRLEVGEVVIGTVRGIKPYGAFIDIGGVSGLLHISEISHEHIETPHSVLNVNDQMKVMIIDLDAERGRISLSTKALEPEPGDMLTDPQKVFDKAEEMAARYKQMLLEQAEEGEEPLSSMMV; encoded by the coding sequence ATGACTGTTACCCCAACCGATCCGGCTCAGGATCTTGCTGTGGACACCACCACTGCCATCGACGAGAGCACAACCGTCGAAGCCACAGCGGACCAAGCTGATTTTGGAACGGACGAAGATCTCAGTATTCCGGAAGATATTCCGACCGCAGATGATCCAAGCAGTCGCGCCAACCCTAAGGATTTGGATGGGGCCGGCTTCACGATTGATGATTTCGCCTCACTACTTAGCAAGTACGACTACAACTTCAAGCCAGGCGACATCGTCAACGGCACCGTGTTTGCGCTGGAAACGAAGGGGGCGATGATCGATATCGGCGCCAAGACCGCCGCATTTATGCCACTCCAAGAGGTCTCCATCAACAGGGTGGAAGGTCTCAGCGATGTGTTGCAACCCGGTGAAATTCGGGAATTCTTCATCATGAGTGAAGAAAACGAAGACGGACAACTGTCTCTTTCCGTCCGCCGTATTGAGTACCAGCGCGCCTGGGAGCGGGTGCGGCAGCTGCAAAAAGAAGACGCCACGATCTATTCAGAAGTCTTCGCCACGAACCGTGGTGGTGCTCTTGTTCGCGTGGAAGGTCTTCGCGGCTTCATCCCTGGATCCCACATCAGCACGCGCAAGCCGAAAGAAGAGCTGGTTGCAGGCTTCTTGCCCCTGAAATTCCTTGAAGTCGACGAAGAGCGCAATCGTCTTGTTCTCAGTCATCGTCGCGCCCTCGTAGAGCGCAAGATGAATCGCCTCGAGGTCGGCGAAGTGGTGATCGGCACCGTTCGTGGCATCAAGCCCTACGGCGCCTTCATCGACATCGGCGGTGTCAGCGGTTTGCTCCACATTTCCGAAATCAGTCACGAGCACATCGAAACACCCCATTCCGTGCTGAATGTGAATGATCAAATGAAGGTGATGATCATCGACCTCGACGCCGAACGTGGTCGGATCTCACTCTCCACCAAGGCTCTAGAGCCAGAACCCGGTGACATGCTCACCGATCCTCAAAAGGTCTTTGACAAGGCTGAGGAAATGGCTGCTCGCTACAAGCAAATGCTTCTTGAGCAAGCAGAAGAGGGAGAAGAGCCCTTGAGCTCGATGATGGTCTGA
- a CDS encoding phycobilisome rod-core linker polypeptide — protein MPLPRLDYPLTSQNQRVGDLGGLEAPIDQTVIAAAANGENWTSLTSQIESAYKQVFFHAMTADREPFLESQLRNGSITMRDFIRGLLLSRRFTEGYVSCNSNYRLVDQVVGRILGRSVHGEGERLSWSIVIGNRGFAGFVDALLDSSEYMDSFGYDQVPNQRSRVLPGAATGEMPIYQRFPRYGSDWRDMQWEQKLQTRDMAGGSVTPAWIKEPPAWVKKFWLGLAVVGSVEVLRVLIIVAGSMLSTR, from the coding sequence ATGCCTCTCCCACGGCTTGACTATCCCCTCACCAGCCAAAATCAACGTGTTGGAGATCTTGGAGGCCTGGAGGCACCGATCGATCAAACAGTGATCGCAGCAGCAGCGAACGGAGAAAACTGGACGTCGCTCACGAGTCAGATAGAGAGCGCTTACAAACAGGTTTTCTTTCATGCCATGACGGCAGACAGGGAGCCTTTTCTGGAGTCGCAACTGCGCAACGGAAGCATCACGATGCGTGACTTCATTCGCGGCCTGTTGCTATCCCGTCGCTTCACCGAGGGATACGTGTCCTGCAATAGCAACTACCGCTTAGTTGACCAGGTTGTTGGCCGGATCCTTGGACGCTCTGTTCATGGAGAAGGGGAACGCCTGAGCTGGTCGATTGTGATTGGCAATCGCGGGTTTGCTGGCTTTGTCGATGCTCTGCTCGACAGCAGCGAATACATGGATTCCTTTGGCTACGACCAGGTTCCAAACCAACGCTCCAGGGTCCTACCTGGCGCTGCAACCGGTGAAATGCCGATCTACCAGCGCTTCCCGCGTTATGGGAGCGACTGGCGTGACATGCAATGGGAACAAAAGCTACAAACCCGCGACATGGCTGGCGGCAGTGTCACTCCCGCATGGATCAAAGAGCCACCAGCCTGGGTTAAGAAGTTCTGGCTGGGTCTGGCCGTGGTTGGCAGTGTCGAAGTCCTACGCGTGCTGATCATCGTGGCAGGCTCAATGCTCAGCACCCGTTAA
- the metK gene encoding methionine adenosyltransferase, which translates to MSRYVFTSESVTEGHPDKICDQVSDAVLDALLAQDSTSRVACETVVNTGLCMITGEVTSKAQVDFIHLVRDVIRDIGYSGARAGGFDATSCAVLVALDQQSPDIAQGVDEADDHAGDPLDKVGAGDQGIMFGYACNETPELMPLPISLAHRLARRLAEVRHNGTLDYLLPDGKTQVSVVYENDKPVEIDTILISTQHTAEVTGLTDEQEVRNRISEDLWTHVVLPATADLPLKPDRANCRYLVNPTGKFVVGGPQGDAGLTGRKIIVDTYGGYARHGGGAFSGKDPTKVDRSAAYAARYVAKALVAAGLANRAEVQLSYAIGVAKPVSILVESFGSGKVSNAELTDLVQEHFDLRPGAIIEQFKLREMPSLNGGRFYRDTAAYGHFGRPDLNLPWEDVDAKASALKQAEANRIQAGNSL; encoded by the coding sequence ATGAGTCGATACGTTTTCACTTCCGAATCCGTGACGGAAGGCCATCCCGACAAGATCTGCGATCAAGTCAGTGATGCCGTCCTAGATGCTCTCCTAGCCCAAGACAGCACGAGCCGGGTGGCTTGCGAAACGGTTGTGAATACCGGCCTTTGCATGATCACGGGCGAAGTCACCTCCAAAGCCCAGGTGGATTTCATCCATCTCGTACGCGATGTGATTCGGGATATCGGCTACAGCGGAGCGCGGGCCGGTGGCTTTGACGCCACGAGCTGTGCCGTCCTGGTCGCCCTTGATCAGCAATCCCCTGATATTGCCCAGGGCGTTGATGAAGCGGATGATCACGCAGGCGATCCCCTCGACAAGGTCGGCGCCGGCGATCAGGGGATCATGTTTGGCTACGCCTGCAATGAAACGCCAGAGCTGATGCCTTTGCCCATCAGCCTTGCCCACAGGCTTGCTAGGCGTCTGGCCGAAGTGCGCCACAACGGAACCCTCGATTACCTGCTCCCTGACGGCAAGACCCAGGTGAGCGTGGTCTACGAAAACGACAAACCCGTCGAGATCGACACCATTCTGATCTCAACCCAACACACCGCCGAGGTGACGGGCCTAACCGACGAGCAGGAGGTGCGCAATCGCATCAGTGAAGACCTCTGGACTCACGTGGTGCTGCCAGCGACAGCTGACCTCCCTCTGAAGCCAGATCGGGCCAATTGCCGCTATCTGGTCAACCCCACCGGCAAATTCGTGGTCGGCGGGCCTCAGGGTGATGCCGGTCTCACGGGACGGAAAATCATCGTCGACACCTACGGCGGCTACGCCCGTCACGGCGGTGGTGCCTTCTCCGGCAAAGATCCCACCAAGGTGGATCGCTCCGCTGCCTATGCCGCCCGCTATGTAGCCAAAGCACTGGTAGCTGCAGGTCTTGCGAATCGCGCAGAGGTTCAACTGAGCTACGCCATTGGCGTGGCCAAGCCGGTATCGATCCTTGTGGAATCTTTCGGCTCAGGCAAGGTGTCCAATGCGGAACTCACCGACCTCGTACAAGAGCACTTTGACCTGCGTCCTGGTGCCATCATCGAGCAGTTCAAGCTGCGGGAAATGCCTTCCCTCAACGGTGGTCGCTTTTACCGCGATACAGCTGCCTATGGACACTTTGGCCGCCCCGATCTGAACTTGCCCTGGGAAGACGTTGACGCCAAGGCTTCAGCCCTAAAGCAAGCGGAAGCGAACCGCATCCAAGCCGGCAACAGTCTGTAG
- the psbM gene encoding photosystem II reaction center protein PsbM, with protein sequence METNDLGFVASLMFVLVPTVFLIVLFIQTNSREGSS encoded by the coding sequence ATGGAAACCAACGATCTCGGCTTCGTTGCCAGCCTCATGTTCGTCCTGGTTCCGACGGTGTTTCTGATCGTCTTGTTCATCCAGACCAACAGCCGAGAAGGTTCCTCCTGA